In a single window of the Chondrocystis sp. NIES-4102 genome:
- the cysA gene encoding sulfate/thiosulfate import ATP-binding protein cysA, with the protein MSITVRQVSKKFGDFQALKEIDLHVEPGTLVALLGPSGSGKSTLLRTIAGLETPDTGTVHISDRDTTHLDIRKRNIGFVFQHYALFKHLTVRKNIAFGLDIRNKPPKVIKQRVEELLELIQLQGFGDRYPHQLSGGQRQRVALARALAVQPEVLLLDEPFGALDAKVRQELRNWLRRLHEEVHLTSIFVTHDREEAMAVADKIVVMNQGKIEQIGTPAEIYDRPVNPFVMSFVGEVNVFPRTSFGAINHSSDRFEQVFIRPHDFNISKTPQAKDLPAVIKRVVHLGWEIQLELELIAETSSSKSERSIFMAHLSREEFQHLNLSAGNKVYLQPRQVKQFGVNDLSNVTVHSY; encoded by the coding sequence ATGAGTATTACAGTCAGACAAGTATCAAAAAAATTCGGTGATTTCCAAGCTTTAAAAGAAATCGATCTTCATGTTGAACCTGGAACTTTAGTAGCGTTACTGGGCCCTTCAGGTTCGGGTAAATCCACCTTACTTAGAACCATAGCAGGTTTAGAAACCCCAGACACAGGTACTGTTCATATTAGCGATCGCGATACTACCCATCTAGATATTAGAAAACGCAACATTGGTTTTGTATTCCAACACTACGCCCTGTTTAAACATCTTACCGTTAGAAAAAATATTGCCTTTGGTTTAGATATCCGCAATAAACCCCCAAAAGTTATTAAACAAAGGGTGGAGGAATTACTAGAACTAATCCAACTACAAGGATTTGGCGATCGCTATCCCCATCAACTCTCAGGAGGACAAAGACAAAGGGTAGCTTTAGCCCGTGCTTTAGCAGTGCAACCAGAAGTATTACTATTAGATGAACCTTTTGGGGCATTAGATGCCAAAGTGAGACAGGAATTACGTAATTGGTTACGCCGTCTGCATGAGGAAGTACATTTAACCAGTATTTTTGTTACCCATGATCGCGAAGAAGCAATGGCGGTAGCTGATAAAATTGTAGTGATGAATCAGGGTAAAATCGAACAAATAGGAACACCCGCAGAAATCTATGATCGTCCTGTTAATCCTTTTGTAATGAGCTTTGTTGGGGAGGTTAATGTTTTTCCCCGTACTAGTTTTGGGGCTATTAATCACAGTAGCGATCGCTTTGAGCAAGTTTTTATTCGTCCTCACGACTTTAATATTAGCAAAACCCCACAAGCCAAAGATTTACCCGCCGTAATCAAAAGAGTAGTTCATTTAGGGTGGGAAATTCAATTAGAATTAGAACTCATCGCCGAAACTTCATCTTCAAAGAGTGAGCGATCGATATTTATGGCTCATTTAAGTCGCGAAGAATTCCAGCATCTCAATTTATCCGCAGGAAATAAAGTTTATCTTCAACCACGTCAAGTTAAACAGTTTGGCGTTAATGATTTAAGCAATGTTACTGTTCATAGTTATTAA